In Labilithrix sp., a single genomic region encodes these proteins:
- a CDS encoding HEAT repeat domain-containing protein: MGIEHRLHARCAGSCGHEHGALAAARPFPFPNSPRHFERPRPFAIEHIGLDLTLDFEKKSVRGAATLRLRRVDPEATAVELDAIGFDVTSVEVDGKDAKYTYDGRLLGVSIPAVDAASVVVTYAATPRKGLYFLDADEHVPGRPKQAWTQLQEEDARHLFPCHDKPHVKMTTEAKVRVPAGFYVLSNGELAARKMEGKHEVFHWKMNEPHPSYLVTIVAGEFTEIADTVRAGDRDVPVTYLVPKGREADGKRTFGRTPQMIAHFSALLKVPYPWNKYAQVVVSDFIFGGMENTTATTMYEHILLDERATIDVTSEDLIAHELAHQWFGDLVTCRDWSEGWLNEGFATFMEHVWREEVLGKDEYDYGVRNDLAAYLGEATGRYRRPIVCQDYDAPLDLFDRHLYEKGGLVLHVLRTELGDALFWKGVTTYLQRHARGVVETRDLMRALEEVSGRSLGRRFEELVYKPGHPEVELELSWSDGVLMCAAKQTQSATDGVPSVFEVPIVLAIAGQNEPVKLRLTSRADTFAIPCPARPRFVVVDPKMQILGEVSLKAPADMLRNQLAAAPTARGRWLAASALAKIDDPPTIAALGERVLDEDEAWMVRVEAAESLGKIRAREGFDVLVRALEAKHPKVRRAVCDALGRFKTADAVKALAPKALRDESYLVEAEAARALGKTRQVAAYDTLLDVVGRPSWADVIAAGAIDGLAALRDDRALPHLFTRTRYGHPSRVRRAAALAIPKLASDRRAREHLEELLDDADSILRLDVARALLDLGDARARGPLRARAEIELDPRVRRRIREAVRDLGGDRKNQKSLEDAIERLENETKDLRARLAKLEAKPSHTASPKPATKPAKRKR, translated from the coding sequence ATGGGCATCGAGCATCGTCTTCACGCGCGCTGCGCAGGGAGCTGTGGCCACGAGCACGGCGCGCTGGCGGCGGCGCGTCCGTTTCCGTTCCCGAACAGCCCGCGTCACTTCGAGCGGCCGCGGCCGTTCGCGATCGAGCACATCGGCCTCGACCTCACGCTCGACTTCGAGAAGAAGAGCGTGCGCGGCGCCGCCACGCTGCGGCTCCGCCGCGTCGACCCCGAGGCGACGGCGGTGGAGCTCGACGCGATCGGCTTCGACGTCACGTCGGTCGAGGTCGACGGAAAAGATGCAAAATACACGTACGACGGGCGTCTCCTCGGCGTGAGCATCCCGGCGGTGGACGCGGCCTCCGTCGTCGTCACGTACGCCGCGACGCCGCGGAAGGGCCTCTACTTCCTCGACGCCGACGAGCACGTGCCGGGCCGCCCGAAGCAGGCGTGGACGCAGCTGCAGGAGGAGGACGCGCGGCACCTGTTCCCGTGCCACGACAAGCCGCACGTGAAGATGACGACGGAGGCGAAGGTCCGCGTGCCGGCCGGCTTCTACGTGCTCTCCAACGGCGAGCTCGCCGCGCGGAAGATGGAGGGCAAACACGAGGTCTTCCACTGGAAGATGAACGAGCCGCACCCGAGCTACCTCGTCACGATCGTCGCGGGGGAGTTCACCGAGATCGCGGACACCGTGCGCGCCGGCGATCGCGACGTGCCGGTGACCTACCTCGTGCCGAAGGGGCGCGAGGCCGACGGCAAGCGCACGTTCGGACGGACGCCGCAGATGATCGCGCATTTCTCCGCGCTCCTGAAGGTGCCGTACCCGTGGAACAAGTACGCGCAGGTCGTGGTGAGCGACTTCATCTTCGGCGGGATGGAGAACACGACCGCGACGACGATGTACGAGCACATCTTGCTCGACGAGCGGGCGACGATCGACGTCACGAGCGAGGACCTGATCGCCCACGAGCTCGCGCATCAGTGGTTCGGCGACCTCGTGACCTGCCGCGACTGGTCGGAGGGCTGGCTCAACGAGGGCTTCGCGACCTTCATGGAGCACGTGTGGCGCGAGGAGGTGCTCGGCAAGGACGAGTACGACTACGGCGTGCGGAACGACCTCGCCGCGTACCTCGGCGAGGCGACGGGGCGCTACCGGCGCCCGATCGTGTGCCAGGACTACGACGCGCCGCTCGACCTCTTCGATCGCCACCTCTACGAGAAGGGCGGCCTCGTCCTCCACGTCCTCCGGACCGAGCTCGGGGACGCGCTGTTCTGGAAGGGCGTCACGACGTACCTGCAGCGCCACGCGCGCGGGGTGGTGGAGACGCGCGATCTGATGCGTGCGCTCGAGGAGGTCTCGGGGCGCAGCCTCGGGCGGCGCTTCGAGGAGCTCGTCTACAAACCAGGCCACCCCGAGGTCGAGCTCGAGCTGTCGTGGAGCGACGGCGTGCTCATGTGCGCGGCGAAGCAGACGCAGTCCGCGACCGACGGCGTGCCGAGCGTCTTCGAGGTCCCGATCGTCCTCGCGATCGCGGGGCAGAACGAGCCGGTGAAGCTGCGGCTCACCTCGCGCGCGGACACCTTCGCGATCCCGTGCCCGGCGCGGCCGCGCTTCGTCGTCGTCGATCCGAAGATGCAGATCCTCGGCGAGGTCTCGCTCAAGGCCCCCGCCGACATGTTGCGGAACCAGCTCGCCGCCGCGCCGACCGCGCGCGGCCGCTGGCTCGCCGCGTCGGCGCTCGCGAAGATCGACGATCCTCCCACGATCGCGGCGCTCGGCGAGCGGGTGCTCGACGAGGACGAGGCGTGGATGGTCCGCGTCGAGGCGGCCGAGTCGCTCGGGAAGATCCGCGCGCGCGAGGGCTTCGACGTCCTCGTGCGCGCGCTCGAGGCGAAGCACCCGAAGGTTCGGCGCGCGGTTTGCGACGCGCTCGGGCGCTTCAAGACGGCGGACGCGGTGAAGGCGCTCGCCCCGAAGGCGCTCCGCGACGAGAGCTACCTCGTCGAGGCCGAGGCGGCGCGCGCGCTCGGCAAGACGCGGCAGGTCGCGGCGTACGACACGCTCCTCGACGTCGTCGGGCGTCCCTCGTGGGCCGACGTCATCGCCGCGGGCGCGATCGACGGGCTGGCGGCGCTGCGCGACGATCGCGCGCTCCCTCATCTCTTCACGCGCACGCGCTACGGTCATCCTTCGCGCGTCCGCCGCGCGGCGGCGCTCGCGATCCCGAAGCTCGCGAGCGATCGTCGCGCGCGCGAGCACCTCGAGGAGCTGCTCGACGACGCCGACTCGATCCTGCGCCTCGACGTCGCGCGCGCGCTCCTCGATCTCGGCGACGCGCGCGCGCGCGGGCCGCTCCGTGCGCGCGCGGAGATCGAGCTCGACCCGCGCGTGCGCCGTCGCATCCGCGAAGCGGTGCGCGACCTCGGCGGCGATCGCAAGAACCAGAAGTCGCTCGAGGACGCGATCGAGCGGCTCGAGAACGAGACGAAGGACCTCCGCGCCCGCCTCGCGAAGCTCGAGGCGAAGCCGTCGCACACTGCATCGCCGAAGCCCGCAACGAAGCCTGCCAAGCGCAAACGCTAG
- a CDS encoding pilus assembly protein PilP gives MKALALLSAAAVAVLLVACGDTPVTTAPASKPAAAAADAGATASGDAGVAPLPKMEFAENDFAESDRNRDPFRTYLNVLAPEQKKDAVRKIQREVILPQYSIDELKLVAIVTGGEYPRAMMVDPGGKGWVIKRGDWVGRPEVVHIGGANGADYQINWRVDKVRDGDIVFTREDPAQPGIPPASRVIALRPDGDNAREKL, from the coding sequence GTGAAGGCGCTCGCTCTCCTCTCCGCCGCGGCCGTCGCGGTGCTCCTCGTCGCCTGCGGCGACACACCGGTGACGACCGCGCCGGCGTCCAAGCCCGCCGCCGCCGCCGCGGACGCGGGCGCCACCGCGAGCGGCGACGCCGGCGTCGCCCCGCTGCCGAAGATGGAGTTCGCCGAGAACGACTTCGCGGAGAGCGATCGCAACCGCGATCCGTTCCGCACGTACTTGAACGTCCTCGCGCCGGAGCAGAAGAAGGACGCGGTGCGGAAGATCCAGCGTGAGGTGATCCTCCCGCAGTACTCGATCGACGAGCTCAAGCTCGTCGCGATCGTCACCGGCGGCGAGTACCCGCGCGCGATGATGGTCGATCCGGGCGGCAAGGGCTGGGTCATCAAGCGCGGCGACTGGGTCGGCCGCCCCGAGGTCGTGCACATCGGCGGCGCGAACGGCGCCGACTACCAGATCAACTGGCGCGTCGACAAAGTCCGCGACGGCGACATCGTGTTCACGCGCGAAGACCCCGCCCAGCCGGGCATCCCGCCGGCCTCCCGCGTCATCGCGCTCCGCCCCGACGGCGACAACGCGCGCGAGAAGCTCTAA
- the pilO gene encoding type 4a pilus biogenesis protein PilO, whose amino-acid sequence MALSLNRLPIVGKIGVGGLLVALLGIAYYVLLHTDVAARTDRERARTSELETELAKTKQAQASYFADRDELAMRQQKQRELNKVLPTDTEAATFLSAIQTVSNISGIDLKAWTPQEEVPQTFYAKVPMRLQITGRFHQIAKFAYEIGRQDRIINMENLELGDPKVEGEDVIMKATCVATTFHLLKKSAAPPPGGKK is encoded by the coding sequence ATGGCTCTCAGCCTGAACCGCCTCCCCATCGTCGGGAAGATCGGCGTCGGTGGCCTCCTCGTGGCGCTGCTCGGCATCGCCTACTACGTCCTGCTCCACACCGACGTCGCCGCCCGCACCGACCGCGAGCGCGCGCGGACGAGCGAGCTCGAGACCGAGCTCGCGAAGACGAAGCAGGCGCAGGCGAGCTACTTCGCCGATCGCGACGAGCTCGCGATGCGGCAGCAGAAGCAGCGCGAGCTGAACAAGGTCCTGCCGACCGACACCGAAGCGGCGACGTTCCTCTCCGCGATCCAGACCGTGTCGAACATCAGCGGCATCGACCTCAAGGCGTGGACGCCGCAAGAGGAGGTCCCGCAGACCTTCTACGCGAAGGTCCCGATGCGCCTCCAGATCACCGGACGCTTCCACCAGATCGCGAAGTTCGCGTACGAGATCGGCCGCCAGGACCGCATCATCAACATGGAGAACCTCGAGCTCGGCGACCCGAAGGTCGAAGGTGAGGACGTCATCATGAAGGCGACCTGCGTCGCGACGACGTTCCACCTGCTCAAGAAGTCCGCCGCTCCCCCGCCCGGAGGCAAGAAGTGA
- a CDS encoding enoyl-CoA hydratase/isomerase family protein, producing MADEAFPIEVEQRGNVVVWTIDREARSNSLSRATLQAFGKLAREAVSNASVRAIVITGRGEKAFCAGADLKERQGMSENDVRVQVELYRSELGPLDRSPKPVVAALNGVAFGGGLELALVCDLRVAAAHVSVALPETTLGIIPGAGGTQRLGRIVGEARAKEMILLGRRLSAAEALAWGLVNRVTPEGKNVVDDTIEWIEPIANGAPIAQAAALEAIDRSFDVGLEVGLELEKVSYDKVLVSEDRREALAAFAEKRKPRFAGR from the coding sequence ATGGCGGACGAAGCATTCCCGATCGAGGTCGAGCAACGCGGCAACGTCGTCGTCTGGACGATCGATCGCGAGGCGCGCTCCAACTCGCTCTCGCGCGCCACGCTCCAGGCGTTCGGCAAGCTCGCGCGCGAGGCCGTGTCGAACGCGTCGGTGCGGGCGATCGTCATCACCGGCCGCGGCGAGAAGGCGTTCTGCGCCGGCGCCGATCTGAAAGAGCGGCAGGGCATGAGCGAGAACGACGTGCGCGTGCAGGTCGAGCTGTACCGCTCCGAGCTTGGTCCGCTCGACCGGTCACCGAAGCCCGTCGTCGCCGCGCTCAACGGCGTCGCCTTCGGCGGAGGCCTCGAGCTGGCACTGGTGTGTGATCTCCGTGTCGCGGCGGCACATGTGTCAGTGGCACTGCCGGAGACGACGCTCGGCATCATCCCCGGGGCCGGCGGGACCCAGCGGCTCGGCCGCATCGTCGGGGAGGCGCGCGCGAAGGAGATGATCCTCCTCGGCCGCCGGCTCTCGGCGGCGGAGGCGCTCGCGTGGGGGCTCGTCAACCGCGTCACCCCGGAGGGCAAGAACGTCGTCGACGACACGATCGAGTGGATCGAGCCGATCGCGAACGGCGCCCCCATCGCGCAGGCCGCGGCGCTCGAGGCGATCGACCGCTCCTTCGACGTCGGGCTCGAGGTGGGGCTCGAGCTCGAGAAGGTGAGCTACGACAAGGTCCTCGTCAGCGAGGACCGGCGCGAGGCGCTCGCCGCCTTCGCCGAGAAGCGGAAGCCGCGCTTCGCCGGCCGCTGA
- the pilQ gene encoding type IV pilus secretin PilQ: protein MRNFGSIHKRLLSLVGAQAILLSAAVAWADGTPNHVHDVKVRATDTTTGAAEIEVVGTSAPIYNLRVEANGRRLVVDISDADVQGVKEAITTATGVVGGVMTQSFTSQAGKMTRLSISLTKPVLYRVRAEGSTLRLVLTPAASTAAATGGIKDSDNKTESVGPELVDVRYESAKAPCSSSCEKVVVSATEIAGYSLGVAPNGRARLELRKMQLPKSLAKTLDVGEGKGAIKSVTTSYDEKTDVTYVEIDRDGAAGQGSIAVEGKELVWAFDAPAKTAKAPIRKSITVAREREGDAGPKIETSINGEGAKVELKDGAEAAGFTATLNGQARGFTGRRIDLDLKDADIHNILRLLADVGRVNIVTADDVSGNVTIRMRNVPWDQALDVVLQAKGLGMVRAGNLIRVAPLATLQKERDLRLAAAKQEYELTPLETRLIPVSYAQADELQARAKDLLSPRGSIAVDERTNVLITRDISGNLNNIEELVRSLDTQTPQVLVEARIVEATSRYIRDIGIQWGGDVTFSTATGNPTGLAFPANVTSAGGAYDNLTNSRGLSPFQGNVAQPNFAVNLPAAVGTGQGGAIGFSLGSIDRNLNIGLRLSAAEASGLLRIVSSPRILTLDNRDARISQGTLIPFSQISAQGVQTTFQEAKLQLLVKPHVTADGSVAMHVKINRDEPDFNQTSARGDPTILKREAETDLLVMDGHTAVIGGIFTRNTGRNLDQIPFFGDIPILGILFQRRRASDTRNELVIFITPRIVNRAEALGR from the coding sequence ATGCGTAACTTCGGATCGATTCACAAGCGTCTGCTGAGCCTCGTCGGCGCACAGGCGATCCTCCTCTCGGCCGCGGTGGCCTGGGCGGACGGGACGCCGAACCACGTGCACGACGTGAAGGTTCGCGCGACGGATACGACGACGGGGGCGGCGGAGATCGAGGTCGTGGGCACGTCGGCTCCGATCTACAACCTTCGCGTCGAGGCCAACGGACGGCGCCTCGTCGTCGACATCTCGGACGCGGACGTCCAGGGAGTGAAGGAGGCGATCACCACCGCGACCGGCGTCGTCGGCGGAGTGATGACCCAGTCCTTCACGTCGCAGGCGGGGAAGATGACCCGCCTCAGCATCAGCCTGACGAAGCCGGTCCTCTACCGCGTGCGCGCGGAGGGGAGCACGCTTCGGCTCGTGCTGACGCCGGCGGCCTCGACCGCCGCCGCGACGGGCGGGATCAAGGACAGCGACAACAAGACCGAGTCGGTCGGCCCGGAGCTCGTCGACGTCCGCTACGAGAGCGCGAAGGCGCCCTGCTCGTCGTCGTGCGAGAAGGTCGTCGTGTCGGCGACGGAGATCGCCGGCTACTCGCTCGGCGTCGCGCCGAACGGCCGCGCGCGGCTCGAGCTGCGGAAGATGCAGCTGCCGAAGTCGCTCGCGAAGACGCTCGACGTCGGTGAGGGCAAGGGCGCGATCAAGAGCGTAACGACGTCGTACGACGAGAAGACCGACGTCACGTACGTCGAGATCGATCGCGACGGCGCGGCGGGACAGGGCTCGATCGCGGTCGAGGGCAAGGAGCTCGTCTGGGCGTTCGACGCGCCGGCGAAGACGGCGAAGGCGCCGATCCGCAAGTCGATCACGGTCGCGCGCGAGCGTGAGGGCGACGCGGGGCCGAAGATCGAGACCTCGATCAACGGCGAGGGCGCGAAGGTCGAGCTGAAGGACGGCGCCGAGGCGGCGGGCTTCACCGCGACGCTCAACGGGCAGGCGCGCGGCTTCACCGGCCGCCGCATCGACCTCGACCTCAAGGACGCGGACATCCACAACATCCTCCGCCTCCTCGCCGACGTCGGCCGCGTGAACATCGTCACCGCCGACGACGTCTCCGGCAACGTCACGATCCGCATGCGCAACGTGCCGTGGGATCAGGCGCTCGACGTCGTCCTCCAGGCGAAGGGCCTCGGCATGGTCCGCGCCGGCAACCTCATTCGCGTCGCGCCGCTCGCGACGCTGCAGAAGGAGCGCGACCTCCGCCTCGCCGCCGCGAAGCAGGAGTACGAGCTCACCCCGCTCGAGACGCGCCTCATCCCGGTCAGCTACGCGCAGGCCGACGAGCTGCAGGCGCGCGCGAAGGACCTCCTCTCTCCGCGCGGATCGATCGCGGTCGACGAGCGCACGAACGTCCTCATCACGCGCGACATCTCGGGCAACCTGAACAACATCGAGGAGCTCGTCCGCTCGCTCGACACGCAGACCCCGCAGGTGCTCGTCGAGGCGCGCATCGTCGAAGCGACGAGCCGCTACATCCGCGACATCGGTATCCAGTGGGGCGGCGACGTCACGTTCTCGACCGCGACCGGCAACCCGACCGGCCTCGCGTTCCCGGCGAACGTCACGAGCGCCGGCGGCGCGTACGACAACCTCACGAACTCCCGCGGCCTCTCGCCCTTCCAGGGCAACGTCGCGCAGCCGAACTTCGCGGTGAACCTCCCCGCCGCGGTCGGTACCGGACAGGGCGGCGCGATCGGCTTCTCGCTCGGCTCGATCGACCGGAACCTCAACATCGGTCTCCGCCTCTCCGCCGCCGAGGCGAGCGGTCTCCTCCGCATCGTGTCGAGCCCGCGCATCCTCACCCTCGACAACCGCGACGCCCGCATCAGCCAGGGCACGCTCATCCCGTTCTCGCAGATCAGCGCGCAGGGTGTTCAGACCACGTTCCAAGAGGCGAAGCTGCAGCTCCTCGTGAAGCCGCACGTGACCGCCGACGGCTCCGTCGCGATGCACGTGAAGATCAACCGCGACGAGCCCGACTTCAACCAGACCTCGGCCCGCGGCGATCCGACGATCCTCAAGCGTGAGGCGGAGACCGACCTCCTCGTGATGGACGGTCACACCGCGGTCATCGGCGGCATCTTCACGCGCAACACCGGCCGCAACCTCGATCAGATCCCGTTCTTCGGGGACATCCCGATCCTCGGCATCCTCTTCCAGCGCCGCCGCGCGAGCGACACTCGCAACGAGTTGGTCATCTTCATCACGCCGCGCATCGTCAACCGCGCCGAAGCGCTCGGGCGCTGA
- a CDS encoding PilN domain-containing protein, with the protein MIRINLLPQKKQLRRRGEAGAPEVGGGGGDGESQIWLAFVLGAILLEVIVLLFVYKTQQDKLAQVQKHNTELQGNIENIKRDITQHQSIKDQLKELRDREEAIQKLQSARTGPTATMLELSHILTPGRGPTVDRDKLEQLKRDNPGSVPNPGWDPRRLWLASFNEKDRQVKLTGFARDGEDVSEFLRRLSLSDYFYEVRLLPASKAVDSTTKLELVKFEMSAKVRY; encoded by the coding sequence ATGATCCGCATCAACCTACTGCCGCAGAAGAAACAGCTCCGGCGCCGCGGCGAAGCGGGCGCGCCGGAGGTCGGCGGCGGCGGCGGAGACGGCGAGAGCCAGATCTGGCTCGCGTTCGTCCTCGGCGCGATCCTCCTCGAGGTCATCGTCCTCCTCTTCGTCTACAAGACGCAGCAGGACAAGCTCGCGCAGGTGCAGAAGCACAACACCGAGCTCCAGGGGAACATCGAGAACATCAAGCGGGACATCACCCAGCACCAGTCGATCAAGGACCAGCTCAAGGAGCTGCGCGATCGCGAGGAGGCGATCCAGAAGCTGCAGTCTGCACGGACCGGCCCGACCGCGACGATGCTGGAGCTCTCGCACATCCTGACGCCGGGACGCGGCCCCACCGTGGATCGCGACAAGCTCGAGCAGCTGAAGCGCGACAACCCCGGCTCGGTGCCGAACCCGGGCTGGGACCCGCGCCGCCTCTGGCTCGCGAGCTTCAACGAGAAGGATCGCCAGGTGAAGCTCACCGGCTTCGCGCGCGACGGCGAGGACGTCTCCGAGTTCCTCCGCCGCCTCTCGCTCAGTGACTACTTCTACGAGGTGCGCCTCTTGCCCGCGTCGAAGGCGGTCGACAGCACCACCAAGCTCGAGCTCGTCAAGTTCGAGATGAGCGCGAAGGTGAGGTACTAG